Proteins from a genomic interval of Aspergillus flavus chromosome 7, complete sequence:
- a CDS encoding putative ubiquinone biosynthesis protein (ubiquinone biosynthesis protein), whose translation MRTAVLFGRFCSSRSGTPQLLSRFILPVRWRFSRSPSWRQGLGWKSHRRMHMPGTLLLSSLTPGAFLKLAEEGDGNEKTGEMQMLEASRQEIQKSVTEDARGLLKLQQSIFVFWYYYIYDPIATGLRFAHLVVVFLPVILTVPVVWLGKRLKTGKEVRSGTLWWYNFLVRSMERAGPAFIKLGQWAASRTDIFPPELCNIMSSLHSNAPSHSLQETKKTICKAFNGLPFEDIFEEFYEEPLGVGAIAQVYKARLKSNLAASQDQEALEIQGLRDKVRKNVDILMKSTPQRVPSSYVAVKVLHPKVERVIRRDLKIMSFFASLINAIPTMHWLSLPDEVHQFGEMMRLQLDLRIEASNLVMFREKFKSRTTAWFPYPYLDYTTREVLVEEFAQGIPLSTFLDVGGGVFQQEIAHEGLDAFLHMLLIDNFVHADLHPGNIMVRFYQPSELDLSLRKHTRASDAPTAADVDVTETVLARLRPHAHSPEDWERILEQLNAEGYRPQLIFIDTGLVTQLNDTNRRNFLDLFRAVAEFDGYRAGQLMVERCRQPGEVTDPEVFALKMQHLVLSVKSRTFALGNISIGDVLSEVLSMVRGYHVRLEGDFVNVVISILLLEGIGRSLDPNLDLFKSALPILRKLGSNTTFLKSVRSGDTSMLRVWVGLEARGLLQASIETVELCVKSDMLSPNI comes from the exons ATGAGGACGGCCGTTCTCTTTGGCCGTTTCTGTTCGAGCCGTAGTGGAACTCCGCAGCTGCTGTCCCGCTTCATCTTGCCGGTTCGATGGCGTTTCAGCCGGTCGCCGTCATGGCGGCAAGGGCTTGGGTGGAAATCTCACAGGCGGATGCATATGCCAGGGACGTTGTTACTCTCTTCCTTAACCCCCGGTGCATTTTTGAAGTTGGCCGAGGAAGGTgatggaaatgaaaagaCGGGTGAGATGCAGATGCTGGAAGCATCACGCCAAGAGATCCAAAAGAGTGTCACTGAGGATGCACGGGGCTTATTGAAGCTTCAACAGTctatcttcgtcttctggtACTATTACATCTATGATCCGATTGCCACGGGGCTCAGGTTTGCGCATCTGGTGGTTGTCTTCTTGCCTGTCATCCTTACAGTCCCAGTTGTATGGCTCGGCAAGCGCCTCAAGACCGGCAAAGAAGTACGGAGCGGGACACTATGGTGGTATAACTTCCTCGTCAGATCAATGGAACGTGCAGGACCGGCCTTCATTAAG CTCGGACAATGGGCGGCTTCACGCACTGATATCTTCCCTCCTGAACTGTGCAACATCATGTCATCACTCCATTCAAATGCCCCTTCGCACTCGTTGCAAGAAACTAAGAAAACTATTTGCAAGGCCTTCAACGGGCTACCATTTGAAGATATCTTCGAGGAGTTTTATGAGGAGCCTTTAGGGGTGGGGGCCATTGCACAAGTTTACAAAGCAAGATTGAAATCAAACCTAGCGGCATCCCAGGATCAGGAAGCCTTAGAGATACAGGGCTTACGAGATAAGGTCCGAAAGAACGTCGATATATTGATGAAGAGTACGCCCCAGCGGGTTCCTTCTTCATATGTAGCCGTCAAAGTGCTGCACCCTAAAGTCGAGCGTGTGATTCGGAGGGACTTAAAGATtatgtctttcttcgcttcACTAATTAATGCGATCCCTACTATGCACTGGTTATCTTTACCAGACGAGGTTCATCAATTTGGAGAGATGATGAGGCTGCAGTTGGACCTGCGCATCGAGGCGAGTAACCTGGTCATGTTTCGTGAAAAGTTCAAATCGCGCACCACCGCTTGGTTTCCATACCCCTACTTGGATTACACAACCCGCGAGGTGCTCGTGGAGGAATTTGCCCAGGGCATCCCTCTATCAACCTTCCTTGACGTTGGAGGGGGTGTCTTTCAGCAAGAAATTGCACACGAGGGCCTAGACGCATTCCTCCACATGCTATTAATTGACAATTTTGTTCACGCGGACTTACATCCAGGTAATATCATGGTTCGGTTTTACCAACCGAGTGAGTTGGATCTTTCACTCCGCAAACATACCAGGGCGTCCGATGCACCAACCGCGGCGGACGTTGATGTAACAGAAACGGTACTTGCACGACTACGACCTCATGCCCATAGTCCAGAAGATTGGGAGAGGATCCTGGAACAGCTTAATGCGGAAGGCTATCGTCCGCAACTCATCTTCATTGACACTGGCTTAGTAACCCAGCTCAACGATACTAATCGGCGAAACTTCCTTGACCTCTTCCGCGCTGTCGCAGAATTTGATGGGTATCGAGCGGGTCAGCTCATGGTCGAACGATGCCGTCAGCCAGGGGAGGTCACAGACCCAGAGGTTTTTGCGCTGAAAATGCAGCATCTAGTTCTTAGCGTCAAGTCACGAACCTTTGCGCTTGGCAACATTAGCATCGGAGACGTGCTAAGTGAGGTGCTATCCATGGTTCGAGGCTACCACGTTCGGCTCGAAGGAGATTTTGTTAACGTTGTTATATCGATCCTTCTTCTAGAAGGTATCGGACGGAGTCTTGACCCAAATCTCGACCTCTTCAAAAG TGCCCTCCCTATTTTGCGGAAGCTTGGATCTAATACCACATTCTTGAAATCGGTTCGATCGGGCGATACTTCCATGCTCCGCGTTTGGGTTGGACTTGAAGCGCGAGGCTTGCTTCAGGCCAGCATTGAGACAGTTGAATTGTGCGTCAAGTCTGATATGCTATCCCCTAATAtctaa
- a CDS encoding GTP-binding protein, with product MDEEMTSRNEVNVMRNSMEQSSLHVTQLQGNERKECPSLDEIISSLVPMPPALAPGVSMPLSLEEQRTLFDTLQEALNMAKTRYQTSLTAEAEGDYPSFKQVNVLFEGLQDILYRLWTCRSSFMVQAAEALANGSRNPLWRLPYGQSGVLTFFLQLIASKEDVGTGLLLHALRLIGNSCADTDENRTIVVKGNYTSAIIQHLLNPELIKIVIPVIYNICIDFEPAQSQLAASKIVYILLKLLREDSFKDNESLLNFVYELIELTAEQEQGIEVSPDETISLLIDLAVNKGIAHTPSRFSCIATCSMAYLDNGRFQKICITRYMVADILSMLSKSLAFDAGWPSNDDIQALAQVQLRINQTLAEISGTPLFAEHYPLGSDLSLMLRSWLQRTEDQLQICSCVMLGNLARSDEVCQAMVQDLNIHRDLISIVKSDAKGAVLYAALGFLKNLAIAGDNRLHLGRAGIIPAVSQLWEYETVPQVQFAATSIVRQVIIASVENVSHLLENFPGDEDHRTYLSQLLLLFEKTDSTPIRTEIGRIIASICRTLIPKSREQDEEADAILKRLFGIHSGIAFPLGAMISQTQWPVVRSEGWFALALMASSQPGSGTALECLEKMDLFPTLEQSLSAESLGSADEANKLQLIKDRDNIIVLIQEILKQDPIQLSDSAKNTLRGLLNSQVLRNLDSTRER from the exons ATGGACGAAGAAATGACCTCAAGAAATGAAGTGAACGTCATGCGGAATTCCATGGAGCAAAGTAGCCTACATGTCACACAACTACAAGGAAACGAACGCAAGGAGTGTCCGTCTCTGGACGAGATCATATCTAGTTTGGTCCCCATGCCCCCGGCATTAGCCCCAGGGGTATCCATGCCTTTGTCTCTTGAAGAACAACGGACTCTGTTTGACACCCTTCAAGAGGCTCTCAATATGGCAAAGACTAGATACCAAACCAGTCTAACAGCTGAAGCTGAAGGTGATTACCCTTCCTTCAAGCAAGTCAATGTTCTTTTCGAGGGCCTCCAAGATATTCTGTATCGACTCTGGACATGTAGGTCAAGCTTCATGGTGCAAGCTGCAGAGGCTTTGGCAAACGGAAGTAGGAACC CATTGTGGCGACTTCCGTACGGACAGAGTGGTGttttaactttttttctccAACTTATTGCTTCAAAGGAGGATGTTGGTACTGGTCTGCTCCTTCATGCTTTGCGATTGATTGGGAACTCCTGTGCCGACACTG ACGAAAACAGAACAATTGTTGTGAAAGGAAACTACACTTCTGCTATCATCCAACATCTTCTGAATCCCGAACTCATAAAGATAGTAATACCTGTTATTTACAACATTTGCATTGATTTTG AGCCTGCCCAGTCTCAACTGGCTGCAAGTAAAATAGTATACATACTCCTGAAATTACTAAGGGAGGACTCGTTCAAGGACAACGAAAGTTTACTTAATTTTGTCTATGAGCTAATAGAACTCACTGCGGAGCAAG AACAAGGGATAGAGGTATCACCTGATGAAACCATCTCGCTTCTTATTGATCTTGCAGTTAATAAGGGCATTGCCCATACACCTTCTCGATTCTCTTGCATTGCGACTTGCTCGATGGCGTATCTTGATAATGGACGGTTTCAGAAGATCTGCATAACAAGATACATGGTAGCTGACATATTATCGATGCTCAGCAAATCCTTGGCTTTCGACGCAGGATGGCCCTCCAATGATGATATTCAAGCACTGGCACAAGTTCAATTAAGGATTAACCAAACGCTAGCAGAGATATCTGGAACACCATTGTTCGCTGAACATTATCCCCTTGGCTCTGATCTTTCACTCATGCTGAGAAGCTGGTTACAGAGAACGGAGGATCAACTACAGATCTGTTCCTGTGTCATGTTAGGTAACTTGGCGCGCTCGGATGAAGTATGTCAAGCGATGGTTCAAGACCTGAATATTCACCGGGATTTGATATCAATCGTCAAGAGTGACGCTAAAGGGGCCGTCCTTTATGCTGCACTAGGATTCTTAAAGAATTTGGCAATCGCTGGAGATAATAGATTGCACCTGGGACGAGCTGGTATCATTCCTGCGGTCTCTCAACTCTGGGAATACGAAACGGTACCACAAGTTCAATTCGCAGCCACCAGCATCGTACGGCAGGTGATCATCGCTTCAGTTGAAAATGTATCCCACTTGCTAGAGAATTTTCCTGGGGACGAAGACCACAGAACTTATCTCTCGCAGTTACTTTTGCTGTTCGAGAAAACGGACTCCACCCCGATTAGAACTGAAATTGGACGCATCATAGCATCCATATGCCGTACTCTCATCCCAAAATCTCGTgaacaagatgaagaagcagatgcCATCCTCAAGCGTCTCTTTGGTATTCACAGTGGCATTGCCTTCCCATTAGGTGCTATGATTTCTCAAACACAGTGGCCCGTTGTTCGGAGTGAAGGTTGGTTTGCCCTCGCATTGATGGCATCTAGCCAGCCGGGCTCTGGGACAGCTTTGGAATGTCTAGAGAAGATGGATCTGTTCCCAACCCTTGAGCAAAGCTTGAGTGCGGAATCCCTCGGCTCAGCAGACGAAGCGAACAAGTTGCAATTGATCAAAGATCGTGACAACATAATCGTCCTTATCCAAGAAATATTGAAACAAGAT CCTATTCAACTTTCAGACTCAGCCAAAAATACGCTACGAGGCCTGTTGAATAGCCAGGTCTTGCGGAACTTGGACAGCACCAGAGAACGTTGA
- a CDS encoding dolichol-phosphate mannosyltransferase subunit 3-like protein (conserved hypothetical protein), which produces MTRAQQTLSVLLLVSSLYLVLYLDLVPLNETVQKEIVPVLPFYALISFGCYLLGRLGVAILTFNDVPEAHEELQKEIEQAKAELRRQNVEVD; this is translated from the exons ATGACACGCGCTCAACAGACCCTCTCCGTTCTCCTCCTTGTTTCTTCG CTATATCTTGTTCTTTATTTGGATCTTGTCCCCCTCAATGAAACCGTTCAGAAAGAGATCGTTCCTGTC CTTCCCTTCTACGCTTTGATATCGTTCGGATGCTACCTACTTGGCCGCCTAGGCGTAGCAATCTTAACTTTCAATGATGTACCTGAGGCGCATGAGGAGCTGCAAAAGGAGATCGAGCAAGCCAAGGCGGAGTTGCGCAGGCAGAACGTTGAGGTCGACTAG
- a CDS encoding phosphoribosyltransferase-like protein, whose amino-acid sequence MSQKVYVTYNQVHKLCQSSADNILTTFHPNLMIAIGGGGYVPARILRSFLKRAGEPNIPIQAIGLSLYEDLGRGDAEEVPGTKVTRTQWLDLSSLEMANLIGKNILIVDEVDDTRTTLEYAVRELQKDVEQAQKQLGREGEKTNFFVFVLHNKNKSKKGVLPADMMESGRYHAAVTTDDVWICYPWEAKDIDEHDALAKENPLF is encoded by the exons ATGTCGCAAAAAGTTTATGTCACCTATAACCAG GTGCACAAGCTGTGCCAGTCTTCGGCTGATAATATCCTGACAACCTTTCATCCTAACCTTATGATTGCTATTGGCGGTGGCGGATATGTCCCTGCTCGTATTCTTCG ATCCTTCCTCAAGCGCGCTGGTGAACCCAACATTCCCATTCAGGCCATCGGCCTATCTCTCTACGAAGATCTGGGCCGTGGTGACGCCGAGGAGGTTCCTGGGACCAAGGTGACTCGGACACAATGGTTGGATCTTAGTTCTTTGGAGATGGCAAACCTTATTGGCAAGAACATACTCAttgtggatgaggttgacgACACTCGGACCACTTTGGAATATGCGGTTCGCGAGCTTCAGAAGGATGTTGAGCAGGCACAAAAGCAGCTTGGACGGGAAGGCGAAAAGACgaatttctttgtcttcgtGCTTCAT aacaagaacaagTCCAAGAAGGGGGTACTTCCTGCGGATATGATGGAATCCGGTCGCTATCATGCTGCTGTCACAACTGACGATGTTTGGATCTGCTATCCATGGGAAGCCAA GGATATTGATGAGCACGATGCGTTGGCCAAGGAGAACCCTCTCTTTTAA
- a CDS encoding C4-dicarboxylate/malic acid transporter, translating into MNMNIELLHPRHMPKPGNDGYRTPTIEDAESFIAVQRNGNSLYPFAGAWARQAHSSALEALHSTPCRKPEDDAVANVNGVHPHSETDCSAVSLSWKQRIRHFTWAFFTLTMATGGIANVLHAIPYRFRGLQIIGVIFFLFNILLYVIIWSLLVMRFYHYPYTFKASFLHPTESLFVPASIVSFGTILINISQYGPDNTGPWLAHVVGILFWIDACLAIIFSAGIYLLLWSTQTFTIAQMTPIWIFPAYPLLIIGPHAGILSSKLEPSRSLPIIIGGVTIQGVGFLVSLMVYSAFIYRLMSQKLPRENVRPGMFVSIGPSAFTVAGVVNMAANAKRCFPDDFMDNGPLAAEVIRVVVNFAALWLWGLAIFFFFIASFAHWSAIGPGRMVFSMGWFSFVFPNTALITATFAIGHAFSCKPILIIGCVMVVPLILMYIFVCYMMIRAIALRQILWPQKGEDKDEGGFEINEIKPESPGNHSPA; encoded by the exons atgaatatgaatatCGAGCTTCTACATCCTAGACACATGCCGAAGCCCGGCAACGATGGCTACCGTACCCCCACAATTGAGGATGCCGAGAGTTTTATTGCAGTGCAAAGGAATGGTAACTCGCTTTATCCGTTCGCTGGGGCCTGGGCACGCCAGGCTCATTCCTCGGCGCTGGAAGCATTGCATAGCACCCCGTGCCGCAAGCCTGAAGATGATGCTGTCGCGAATGTAAATGGTGTGCATCCTCACAGCGAGACCGACTGTTCGGCCGTAAGTCTCAGCTGGAAACAACGGATACGTCACTTTACCTGGGCATTTTTCACATTGACAATGGCAACTGGCGGGATTGCCAATGTTCTGCATGCCA TACCCTATAGATTCCGAGGTCTGCAGATAATCGgtgtcattttcttcctattCAATATCCTATTATATGTCATAATATGGAGCCTGCTAGTTATGCGGTTTTATCATTATCCTTATACATTCAAAGCATCATTCTTGCATCCAACAGAGTCCCTTTTTGTCCCAGCCTCGATAGTTTCGTTCGGAACAATTCTGATAAATATTTCGCAATACGGGCCAGACAATACAGGACCTTGGCTTGCACATGTTGTCGGGATATTATTCTGGATTGATGCCTGTCTGGCTATCATATTCTCGGCCGGCATATATCTCCTGCT GTGGTCAACGCAGACTTTCACCATCGCCCAAATGACACCAATTTGGATATTTCCTGCATACCCTTTGCTGATAATCGGTCCCCATGCTGGTATCCTAAGCTCAAAGCTGGAACCTTCCCGCTCATTGCCGATTATAATTGGTGGCGTAACTATTCAGGGAGTTGGTTTTCTAGTGTCCCTGATGGTGTATTCCGCCTTCATATATAGACTTATGTCGCAAAAACTCCCAAGGGAGAACGTTCGACCCGGCATGTTTGTTTCTATCGGCCCTAGTGCTTTCACAGTAGCTGGAGTCGTGAACATGGCTGCCAATGCTAAAAGGTGTTTTCCTGATGATTTCATGGACAATGGACCATTGGCCGCAGAGGTTATAAGAGTAGTTGTCAACTTTGCTGCCTTGTGGCTATGGGG CTTGgctatttttttcttcttcatagcGAGTTTTGCTCATTGGTCAGCTATAGGGCCTGGTCGGATGGTCTTTAGTATGGGATGGTTCTCATTTGTTTTTCCAAACACGGCGCTGATCACAGCGACATTCGCTATTGGCCACGCATTTTCCTGCAAGCCAATTCTAATTATTGGATGTGTTATGGTCGTTCCCCTCATACTAATGTACATATTCGTTTGCTATATGATGATCCGTGCCATCGCGTTACGCCAAATTCTCTGGCCACAGAAAGGTGAGGATAAAGACGAGGGTGGATTTGAGATCAATGAGATCAAGCCGGAATCTCCAGGCAATCATAGTCCTGCTTGA
- a CDS encoding short chain dehydrogenase/reductase gives MEVRERLGEKGLDYLVNNASVHINYSENRGWSGSLGAEVRLFKICLRAVQEEGNGSYIIDYTVPAMEVDLAEARATFETNFFAGINMCQTFLPLLKKAQGTIIQIGSVAGVIHYVFGSVYNASKAALHSFSDTLRVKLAPFGVNVPTIVTGGVQSRIARVKRTLAPNSLYAPIEDEYNRRVIHSQDGAMSHTAYARSVVTQILYGITPLRWLWPWAKGRKSWIWEGNKSWLIWFLSGGWAWTGIFHHAMTRMFKLYKLKKMGGK, from the exons ATG G AGGTTCGAGAAAGGCTTGGAGAGAAAGGACTGGATTATCTGGTCAACAATGCGTCAGTTCACATCAACTATAGCGAGAACAGGGGCTGGTCCGGATCTCTAGGGGCCGAAGTACGTCTGTTTAAGATCTGCTTGCGCGCCGtccaagaagagggaaatgGCTCATATATCATAGATTATACTGTTCCTGCCATGGAAGTAGACCTCGCGGAGGCTCGTGCAACCTTCGAAACGAATTTCTTTGCGGGCATCAACATGTGCCAAACATTCCTCCCGCTACTCAAGAAAGCCCAGGGTACTATCATACAGATTGGCTCTGTCGCAGGG GTCATCCACTATGTGTTTGGATCAGTGTACAATGCCTCGAAGGCCGCGTTGCATTCGTTCAGTGATACTCTTAGAGTGAAACTAGCTCCCTTCGG TGTAAATGTCCCGACCATTGTCACTGGGGGTGTGCAATCTCGCATTGCTCGTGTTAAACGTACCTTAGCGCCGAATTCACTCTACGCCCCCATTGAAGATGAGTATAATCGTCGTGTGATACACAGCCAGGACGGTGCAATGTCACACACCGCATATGCAAGGAGTGTTGTCACACAGATCTTGTATGGGATAACACCGTTGCGCTGGTTGTGGCCATGGGCTAAAGGCCGTAAGAGCTGGATATGGGAAGGCAACAAGAGCTGGTTGATTTGGTTCCTCTCTGGAGGCTGGGCTTGGACTGGCATTTTCCATCACGCCATGACGAGGATGTTCAAGCTTTATAAGCTGAAAAAGATGGGCGGGAAATAA